Proteins encoded within one genomic window of Panicum virgatum strain AP13 chromosome 1N, P.virgatum_v5, whole genome shotgun sequence:
- the LOC120657669 gene encoding serine protease HTRA3-like isoform X1 → MAPTSPQRERGEGSGSRSARKSRRRQRTPTPLTWTESPPPSQRAKRKKRKDHKQDQEGARAAVSGSDLAEHDSSGASSAVSSPIRWPLLCRTVKGEDASGRKVFEPFIKIKHSLVDAYEEMKFKYHEKRARQLKLVTLHQHVSVSCLVNQELLSTRDSATKTVLKAAKVVMGLSSYVAYVFVDGKLMTRATGFLFDWDNESKVGTLLTSALLICPKSPSADEWMGAGEYIPEAEVRVHLLDRDDTMVAAELLHYDKNYNLALFKVDMNLSAEVLRFRSELKFGQEVFLLGRDKDLYLNIDHGHVQYADSSQYERHHYMFLNCVLRECGLGGPVIDLNGEVMGMVNSRRTGFIPSATIQKCIHMWKKFNCIPRLHIGMKLSAIKFLDPIQIEAISRKCNIDEGLIVQHVSEGSSAERQGIRTGDILQCWNGVYISTTVELENHLLKIAEEHLDKGNKRDSNVEVEVAIFQIRNGLDCTKKLAVKVSDEIEVVPRGTYPVFAGIGDDLWEHARTKAITTM, encoded by the exons ATGGCGCCGACAAGTCCGCAacgggagaggggagaggggtcGGGGTCCCGATCGGCGAGGAAgagtcggcggcggcagcgcaccCCCACACCGCTCACGTGGACGGagtcaccgccgccgtcgcagcggGCCAAGAGGAAAAAGCGCAAAGATCATAAACAGGACCAGGAAGGAGCTAGGGCGGCGGTCTCGGGTTCAGATCTCGCGGAGCATGATTCCTCCGGGGCTTCGTCTGCTGTCAGCTCCCCCATCCGTTGGCCCTTGCTCTGCCGCACCGTCAAAGGGGAAGATGCCTCCGGCCGGAAGGTCTTCGAACCGTTCATCAAGATAAAACATAGTCTTGTGGATGCTTATGAGGAGATGAAATTTAAGTACCATGAGAAAagag CTCGTCAATTGAAGCTAGTTACGCTTCATCAACATGTATCTGTATCTTGCTTGGTAAATCAAGAATTGTTGTCTACCCGCGACTCTGCAACAAAGACAGTGCTAAAAGCAGCTAAAGTTGTTATGGGGCTATCGTCATATGTTG CATATGTATTTGTAGATGGCAAACTGATGACACGAGCCACCGGTTTTTTATTTGATTGGGATAATGAGAGTAAAGTCGGTACTCTGTTGACGTCTGCGCTCCTAATCTGCCCAAAGTCTCCCTCCGCGGATGAGTGGATGGGTGCAGGTGAATATATTCCTGAAGCTGAG GTTCGTGTACATTTGTTGGATAGAGATGACACGATGGTAGCTGCGGAGTTGCTACACTATGACAAGAATTATAACCTTGCCCTGTTCAAGGTTGATATGAATTTATCTGCTGAGGTACTACGTTTTAGAAGTGAGCTGAAATTTGGGCAGGAAGTCTTTTTGCTTGGAAGAGATAAGGATCTATATCTGAATATTGATCATGGCCACGTGCAATATGCCGATTCAAGTCAATATGAGCGCCACCACTATATGTTTCTCAATTGTGTGCTTAGAGAG TGTGGATTAGGAGGACCTGTTATTGACTTAAACGGAGAAGTTATGGGGATGGTTAATAGTCGACGCACAGGATTTATTCCTTCTGCAACTATacaaaaatgcatacatatgtGGAAGAAATTCAA TTGTATCCCTCGGCTGCATATTGGCATGAAACTTTCGGCGATCAAATTTCTGGATCCTATTCAGATAGAGGCAATCTCTCGGAAGTGTAACATTGATGAGGGTTTGATTGTTCAACAT GTGTCTGAAGGATCAAGTGCCGAGAGGCAAGGAATCAGGACTGGTGATATCCTTCAATGTTGGAATGGAGTGTATATTTCTACCACAGTTGAG TTGGAGAACCACCTATTGAAAATAGCCGAGGAGCATTTGGACAAAGGAAACAAGAGAGATTCCAATGTGGAAGTTGAA GTTGCTATATTTCAAATACGCAATGGTTTGGATTGCACTAAAAAGCTTGCAGTAAAAGTATCTGATGAGATAGAAGTGGTTCCAAGAG GAACATATCCTGTCTTTGCTGGAATAG GTGATGATCTCTGGGAACACGCGAGGACAAAGGCAATTACTACTAtgtaa
- the LOC120657669 gene encoding serine protease HTRA3-like isoform X3, with amino-acid sequence MAPTSPQRERGEGSGSRSARKSRRRQRTPTPLTWTESPPPSQRAKRKKRKDHKQDQEGARAAVSGSDLAEHDSSGASSAVSSPIRWPLLCRTVKGEDASGRKVFEPFIKIKHSLVDAYEEMKFKYHEKRARQLKLVTLHQHVSVSCLVNQELLSTRDSATKTVLKAAKVVMGLSSYVAYVFVDGKLMTRATGFLFDWDNESKVGTLLTSALLICPKSPSADEWMGAGEYIPEAEVRVHLLDRDDTMVAAELLHYDKNYNLALFKVDMNLSAEVLRFRSELKFGQEVFLLGRDKDLYLNIDHGHVQYADSSQYERHHYMFLNCVLRECGLGGPVIDLNGEVMGMVNSRRTGFIPSATIQKCIHMWKKFNCIPRLHIGMKLSAIKFLDPIQIEAISRKCNIDEGLIVQHVSEGSSAERQGIRTGDILQCWNGVYISTTVELENHLLKIAEEHLDKGNKRDSNVEVEVAIFQIRNGLDCTKKLAVKVSDEIEVVPRGTYPVFAGIEEGGTSR; translated from the exons ATGGCGCCGACAAGTCCGCAacgggagaggggagaggggtcGGGGTCCCGATCGGCGAGGAAgagtcggcggcggcagcgcaccCCCACACCGCTCACGTGGACGGagtcaccgccgccgtcgcagcggGCCAAGAGGAAAAAGCGCAAAGATCATAAACAGGACCAGGAAGGAGCTAGGGCGGCGGTCTCGGGTTCAGATCTCGCGGAGCATGATTCCTCCGGGGCTTCGTCTGCTGTCAGCTCCCCCATCCGTTGGCCCTTGCTCTGCCGCACCGTCAAAGGGGAAGATGCCTCCGGCCGGAAGGTCTTCGAACCGTTCATCAAGATAAAACATAGTCTTGTGGATGCTTATGAGGAGATGAAATTTAAGTACCATGAGAAAagag CTCGTCAATTGAAGCTAGTTACGCTTCATCAACATGTATCTGTATCTTGCTTGGTAAATCAAGAATTGTTGTCTACCCGCGACTCTGCAACAAAGACAGTGCTAAAAGCAGCTAAAGTTGTTATGGGGCTATCGTCATATGTTG CATATGTATTTGTAGATGGCAAACTGATGACACGAGCCACCGGTTTTTTATTTGATTGGGATAATGAGAGTAAAGTCGGTACTCTGTTGACGTCTGCGCTCCTAATCTGCCCAAAGTCTCCCTCCGCGGATGAGTGGATGGGTGCAGGTGAATATATTCCTGAAGCTGAG GTTCGTGTACATTTGTTGGATAGAGATGACACGATGGTAGCTGCGGAGTTGCTACACTATGACAAGAATTATAACCTTGCCCTGTTCAAGGTTGATATGAATTTATCTGCTGAGGTACTACGTTTTAGAAGTGAGCTGAAATTTGGGCAGGAAGTCTTTTTGCTTGGAAGAGATAAGGATCTATATCTGAATATTGATCATGGCCACGTGCAATATGCCGATTCAAGTCAATATGAGCGCCACCACTATATGTTTCTCAATTGTGTGCTTAGAGAG TGTGGATTAGGAGGACCTGTTATTGACTTAAACGGAGAAGTTATGGGGATGGTTAATAGTCGACGCACAGGATTTATTCCTTCTGCAACTATacaaaaatgcatacatatgtGGAAGAAATTCAA TTGTATCCCTCGGCTGCATATTGGCATGAAACTTTCGGCGATCAAATTTCTGGATCCTATTCAGATAGAGGCAATCTCTCGGAAGTGTAACATTGATGAGGGTTTGATTGTTCAACAT GTGTCTGAAGGATCAAGTGCCGAGAGGCAAGGAATCAGGACTGGTGATATCCTTCAATGTTGGAATGGAGTGTATATTTCTACCACAGTTGAG TTGGAGAACCACCTATTGAAAATAGCCGAGGAGCATTTGGACAAAGGAAACAAGAGAGATTCCAATGTGGAAGTTGAA GTTGCTATATTTCAAATACGCAATGGTTTGGATTGCACTAAAAAGCTTGCAGTAAAAGTATCTGATGAGATAGAAGTGGTTCCAAGAG GAACATATCCTGTCTTTGCTGGAATAG AGGAAGGAGGCACTTCACGGTAG
- the LOC120657669 gene encoding serine protease HTRA3-like isoform X2 produces MAPTSPQRERGEGSGSRSARKSRRRQRTPTPLTWTESPPPSQRAKRKKRKDHKQDQEGARAAVSGSDLAEHDSSGASSAVSSPIRWPLLCRTVKGEDASGRKVFEPFIKIKHSLVDAYEEMKFKYHEKRARQLKLVTLHQHVSVSCLVNQELLSTRDSATKTVLKAAKVVMGLSSYVDGKLMTRATGFLFDWDNESKVGTLLTSALLICPKSPSADEWMGAGEYIPEAEVRVHLLDRDDTMVAAELLHYDKNYNLALFKVDMNLSAEVLRFRSELKFGQEVFLLGRDKDLYLNIDHGHVQYADSSQYERHHYMFLNCVLRECGLGGPVIDLNGEVMGMVNSRRTGFIPSATIQKCIHMWKKFNCIPRLHIGMKLSAIKFLDPIQIEAISRKCNIDEGLIVQHVSEGSSAERQGIRTGDILQCWNGVYISTTVELENHLLKIAEEHLDKGNKRDSNVEVEVAIFQIRNGLDCTKKLAVKVSDEIEVVPRGTYPVFAGIGDDLWEHARTKAITTM; encoded by the exons ATGGCGCCGACAAGTCCGCAacgggagaggggagaggggtcGGGGTCCCGATCGGCGAGGAAgagtcggcggcggcagcgcaccCCCACACCGCTCACGTGGACGGagtcaccgccgccgtcgcagcggGCCAAGAGGAAAAAGCGCAAAGATCATAAACAGGACCAGGAAGGAGCTAGGGCGGCGGTCTCGGGTTCAGATCTCGCGGAGCATGATTCCTCCGGGGCTTCGTCTGCTGTCAGCTCCCCCATCCGTTGGCCCTTGCTCTGCCGCACCGTCAAAGGGGAAGATGCCTCCGGCCGGAAGGTCTTCGAACCGTTCATCAAGATAAAACATAGTCTTGTGGATGCTTATGAGGAGATGAAATTTAAGTACCATGAGAAAagag CTCGTCAATTGAAGCTAGTTACGCTTCATCAACATGTATCTGTATCTTGCTTGGTAAATCAAGAATTGTTGTCTACCCGCGACTCTGCAACAAAGACAGTGCTAAAAGCAGCTAAAGTTGTTATGGGGCTATCGTCATATGTTG ATGGCAAACTGATGACACGAGCCACCGGTTTTTTATTTGATTGGGATAATGAGAGTAAAGTCGGTACTCTGTTGACGTCTGCGCTCCTAATCTGCCCAAAGTCTCCCTCCGCGGATGAGTGGATGGGTGCAGGTGAATATATTCCTGAAGCTGAG GTTCGTGTACATTTGTTGGATAGAGATGACACGATGGTAGCTGCGGAGTTGCTACACTATGACAAGAATTATAACCTTGCCCTGTTCAAGGTTGATATGAATTTATCTGCTGAGGTACTACGTTTTAGAAGTGAGCTGAAATTTGGGCAGGAAGTCTTTTTGCTTGGAAGAGATAAGGATCTATATCTGAATATTGATCATGGCCACGTGCAATATGCCGATTCAAGTCAATATGAGCGCCACCACTATATGTTTCTCAATTGTGTGCTTAGAGAG TGTGGATTAGGAGGACCTGTTATTGACTTAAACGGAGAAGTTATGGGGATGGTTAATAGTCGACGCACAGGATTTATTCCTTCTGCAACTATacaaaaatgcatacatatgtGGAAGAAATTCAA TTGTATCCCTCGGCTGCATATTGGCATGAAACTTTCGGCGATCAAATTTCTGGATCCTATTCAGATAGAGGCAATCTCTCGGAAGTGTAACATTGATGAGGGTTTGATTGTTCAACAT GTGTCTGAAGGATCAAGTGCCGAGAGGCAAGGAATCAGGACTGGTGATATCCTTCAATGTTGGAATGGAGTGTATATTTCTACCACAGTTGAG TTGGAGAACCACCTATTGAAAATAGCCGAGGAGCATTTGGACAAAGGAAACAAGAGAGATTCCAATGTGGAAGTTGAA GTTGCTATATTTCAAATACGCAATGGTTTGGATTGCACTAAAAAGCTTGCAGTAAAAGTATCTGATGAGATAGAAGTGGTTCCAAGAG GAACATATCCTGTCTTTGCTGGAATAG GTGATGATCTCTGGGAACACGCGAGGACAAAGGCAATTACTACTAtgtaa